One part of the Ailuropoda melanoleuca isolate Jingjing chromosome 6, ASM200744v2, whole genome shotgun sequence genome encodes these proteins:
- the FGFBP3 gene encoding fibroblast growth factor-binding protein 3, with protein sequence MSPLRLQASLSLLLLLLLGGCLLVAARRDKGAAGSAAEPASGPAGGSSGRFVSPERHACSWQLVLRAPGPAAGSELALSCQDPAGALQRCAYRGEPERCAAYAVRSAHYWKQVLGGLRKKRRPCQDPAPLKARLCAGKKGHGAELRLVPQGSSPVRPTAAGFPRDPEPQARSRERLREPAPAPAGGARLPASKSPRGKPSEKTKAGKRKVASDPEEERPLGTGPDPDGLDENAKLTETYCAEKWHSLCNFFVNFWNG encoded by the coding sequence ATGAGTCCTCTGAGGCTGCAAGCGTCGCTCtcgctgctgctcctgctgctgctggggggcTGTCTCCTCGTGGCCGCCCGGAGAGACAAGGGCGCGGCAGGCAGCGCGGCAGAGCCGGCCTCGGGTCCCGCGGGCGGCTCGTCCGGGCGCTTCGTCAGCCCCGAACGGCACGCGTGTAGCTGGCAGCTCGTGCTGCGCGCCCCAGGGCCCGCAGCGGGGAGCGAGCTGGCGCTGAGCTGCCAGGACCCGGCCGGGGCGCTCCAGCGGTGCGCCTACCGCGGGGAGCCGGAGCGCTGCGCCGCCTACGCCGTCCGCAGCGCGCACTACTGGAAGCAGGTGCTGGGCGGGCTGCGCAAGAAGCGGCGGCCGTGCCAGGACCCCGCTCCGCTCAAGGCTCGTCTGTGCGCAGGCAAGAAGGGCCACGGTGCCGAGCTGCGCCTGGTGCCCCAGGGGTCCTCACCCGTGCGCCCCACTGCGGCCGGCTTCCCCCGGGATCCCGAGCCCCAGGCCAGGAGCCGGGAGAGGCTCCGGGAGCCTGCTCCCGCCCCCGCCGGAGGGGCCCGACTTCCCGCGAGCAAGTCTCCCAGAGGGAAGCCCTCTGAGAAGACCAAAGCGGGCAAGAGGAAGGTGGCCTCGGACCCAGAAGAGGAGCGACCCCTGGGGACAGGGCCGGATCCCGACGGGTTGGACGAGAACGCGAAGCTCACGGAGACCTACTGTGCTGAGAAGTGGCACTCTCTTTGCAACTTCTTCGTCAATTTCTGGAACGGCTGA